The Nitrospirales bacterium genome includes a window with the following:
- the plsY gene encoding glycerol-3-phosphate 1-O-acyltransferase PlsY, whose translation MEGMSVLVGFIGAYLIGSIPFGLLASKFCHAKDPRTAGSGNIGFTNVLRISGKKVGILTLMGDAGKGFLVAWLARQYFQHEHEYLLITVAVVLGHIFSIFLKFQGGKGVATALAAIGGLHLTLGLAVTGIWLAFVAIFRYSSGGAIAAFLALPILSATVFSGSVAFNLFATGISLLILFRHHENISRLLSGTESKLSSNSS comes from the coding sequence ATGGAAGGGATGTCAGTTCTGGTCGGTTTTATAGGCGCGTACCTTATTGGCTCCATTCCCTTTGGGTTGCTTGCCTCGAAATTCTGTCATGCGAAAGATCCTCGAACCGCAGGAAGCGGCAATATCGGGTTTACCAATGTCTTGAGAATTTCCGGGAAAAAAGTTGGCATCCTGACGCTCATGGGAGATGCAGGAAAAGGCTTTCTCGTCGCATGGCTGGCCAGGCAATATTTCCAACATGAACATGAATATTTACTCATTACAGTCGCAGTTGTGTTGGGCCATATCTTTTCAATCTTCCTGAAATTTCAAGGAGGAAAAGGTGTCGCGACGGCCCTGGCAGCCATCGGTGGATTGCACCTGACGCTCGGACTGGCAGTCACCGGGATTTGGCTTGCGTTCGTCGCCATCTTTCGTTACTCATCCGGAGGAGCCATCGCTGCGTTTCTCGCGCTTCCAATACTTTCGGCTACCGTATTTTCTGGGTCAGTGGCATTTAATCTTTTTGCGACCGGAATCAGTCTTTTGATACTTTTCAGACATCACGAGAATATCTCCAGATTGTTGTCGGGAACTGAAAGTAAGCTGAGCTCGAACTCTAGTTGA
- the pgsA gene encoding CDP-diacylglycerol--glycerol-3-phosphate 3-phosphatidyltransferase translates to MSTSEAVKIKHPSEHAQSKETYLNLPNSLTISRILLIPVFVYLFSNPTEDRSFAAAVVFAIAALTDLLDGYVARRRGEITNLGKLLDPVADKLLVAAGLVLLVQVQRVEVWLVIAIIAREIIVTGARAVAAREGFIIEADSLGKVKVIAQIIGIIALIVQDIFVLPFVTLHNLGTWMLWAALFFAVVSGTKYIVEVLRKVGPQYL, encoded by the coding sequence ATGTCCACATCAGAAGCCGTCAAAATCAAACATCCTTCGGAACATGCTCAGAGCAAGGAAACCTACCTAAATCTCCCTAATTCTCTGACCATATCGAGAATCCTTCTGATTCCGGTCTTTGTCTACCTCTTTTCTAATCCCACAGAAGATCGATCTTTTGCGGCCGCGGTTGTCTTTGCCATCGCCGCGCTTACCGATCTGCTGGATGGGTATGTGGCTCGCCGTCGTGGGGAAATTACCAACTTAGGCAAGCTGCTGGATCCCGTCGCTGATAAGCTGCTGGTAGCTGCCGGCTTGGTCCTTTTAGTCCAAGTCCAACGTGTCGAGGTTTGGCTGGTTATTGCGATCATTGCTCGCGAAATCATCGTAACCGGAGCGCGAGCGGTCGCAGCACGGGAAGGGTTCATCATCGAAGCCGATTCGCTGGGAAAAGTTAAAGTGATCGCTCAGATCATCGGCATTATTGCTTTGATCGTACAGGATATTTTCGTCTTGCCATTCGTCACATTACACAACCTTGGGACCTGGATGCTCTGGGCAGCATTGTTCTTTGCGGTGGTTTCCGGCACAAAATACATCGTTGAAGTTTTGCGGAAAGTTGGCCCGCAGTACCTCTGA
- the rfaE1 gene encoding D-glycero-beta-D-manno-heptose-7-phosphate kinase, which translates to MSTTKTLERYIQRFPRAKMLVLGDLILDHFIWGKVDRVSPEAPVPVVHVESESLCLGGAANVYRNMVSLGGQADLCGVIGSDEGGHALLKALGVFRRDRGGIVIDATRPTTRKTRVIAHNQQIVRFDVEQRQSLSAGIEKKVLRYVVSRLPELSCLVISDYAKGVVTASLMQELLRTAKRYHVPVIVDPKVEHFAQYYGVTAITPNHVEAYHAAGAVGLTDQPIDEIGRKLRETLDCQAVLITRGEQGMSLYEGKKKGLHIASRARQVFDVTGAGDTVVSTMALALSTGASFRDAAFLANQAAGVVVGMVGTASLTREQLKRALRNAS; encoded by the coding sequence TTGAGCACGACAAAGACACTGGAACGGTATATTCAACGATTTCCGCGTGCCAAGATGCTGGTGCTTGGCGATCTGATCTTAGATCATTTCATTTGGGGAAAGGTTGACCGGGTCTCACCTGAAGCTCCCGTCCCCGTCGTTCACGTCGAATCTGAATCGCTTTGCCTGGGAGGGGCTGCTAATGTGTACCGCAACATGGTATCTCTCGGAGGACAGGCCGATCTCTGTGGAGTCATCGGTTCTGATGAAGGTGGCCATGCGCTCTTGAAAGCGCTGGGAGTTTTTCGCCGTGATCGGGGAGGAATTGTCATTGATGCGACAAGACCTACCACTCGAAAGACTCGCGTGATCGCGCATAATCAGCAGATCGTCCGGTTTGATGTTGAGCAACGGCAGAGCTTATCAGCCGGCATCGAGAAAAAAGTGCTACGATACGTGGTCTCGCGGCTTCCTGAGCTCTCCTGTCTGGTTATTTCAGATTATGCGAAGGGCGTAGTCACAGCGTCACTGATGCAGGAACTTTTGAGAACGGCCAAACGTTATCATGTGCCGGTCATCGTGGACCCGAAAGTCGAACATTTCGCGCAGTACTATGGCGTGACGGCCATTACACCCAATCACGTTGAAGCCTATCATGCAGCAGGGGCCGTAGGCCTTACCGATCAACCGATCGATGAAATCGGCCGGAAGCTCAGGGAAACGCTCGATTGTCAGGCGGTGCTAATTACGCGAGGCGAACAGGGGATGAGTTTATATGAAGGGAAGAAAAAGGGGTTACATATTGCTTCTCGTGCCCGTCAGGTCTTTGATGTCACAGGAGCTGGTGATACAGTGGTGAGTACGATGGCGCTCGCCCTGAGTACCGGAGCTTCCTTTCGCGATGCAGCATTCCTCGCCAATCAAGCGGCAGGTGTCGTTGTCGGAATGGTCGGAACCGCGAGTCTGACACGAGAGCAACTCAAGAGGGCCTTACGCAATGCCTCATGA
- the lepB gene encoding signal peptidase I — protein sequence MASSEENSQTPDSGSIKDSTTSSDTKEHEGGGENKSIIREYAEAIVIAIILALFIRVFVVQAFKIPSGSMIPTLLIGDHILVSKMAYGLQWPTDCKIYVGFPPVTCYSSNIFWKFGDPQRGDIIVFRYPEDEEKDFIKRIIGLPGDTIQARNKVVYINGQPLHDEAYTQRIDQGIIDGHINQRDNFGPITVPENSYFVMGDNRDQSLDSRFWGFVKMDKIKGKAFMSYWSWNGQGSWVDWVRWDRIGKLIH from the coding sequence ATGGCTTCATCCGAAGAAAATTCTCAAACACCAGATTCCGGATCGATCAAGGACTCAACCACCTCGTCAGACACGAAAGAACATGAAGGGGGTGGCGAGAACAAATCGATCATTCGCGAATATGCCGAAGCGATCGTCATCGCGATTATCCTCGCTCTCTTCATTCGAGTCTTTGTGGTCCAGGCCTTTAAAATCCCTTCAGGGTCTATGATTCCGACGCTGTTGATCGGTGATCATATCCTCGTCAGCAAGATGGCGTATGGGCTACAGTGGCCGACGGACTGTAAGATTTACGTCGGCTTTCCCCCCGTGACGTGTTATTCCTCCAACATTTTCTGGAAATTTGGTGACCCGCAACGTGGCGACATTATCGTGTTTCGATACCCTGAGGATGAAGAAAAGGACTTCATTAAGCGTATTATCGGTCTGCCTGGTGATACCATTCAGGCCCGAAACAAAGTGGTGTACATTAACGGGCAACCTTTGCATGACGAAGCCTATACGCAACGGATTGATCAGGGCATCATCGACGGTCATATCAATCAGCGCGATAATTTCGGCCCCATTACCGTTCCGGAGAATTCCTACTTCGTGATGGGGGACAATCGAGACCAGAGTCTCGACAGTCGATTCTGGGGATTCGTGAAAATGGATAAGATTAAAGGCAAAGCCTTTATGAGCTATTGGTCATGGAATGGCCAGGGCTCATGGGTTGACTGGGTTCGATGGGACCGAATTGGCAAATTGATTCACTGA
- a CDS encoding CTP synthase produces the protein MSKFLFITGGVVSSLGKGLASASIGHLLESRGLKITFLKLDPYINVDPGTMNPYQHGEVYVTDDGAETDLDLGHYERFTSVGLSKENNCTTGRIYDSVIKKERKGEYLGGTVQVVPHITDEIKQTIQHVSHDVDVVIVEIGGTVGDIESLPFLEAIRQMPFDVGRENVLYIHLTLVPFIKTAGELKTKLTQHSVNKLREIGIQANILLCRTDRYLPPSVKQKIALFCNVDKESVITAKDVETVYEVPIVLRKEGLDELIVRSLRLETGPPNLRDWDALVQKIKRPKHEVMIALVGKYVDSKESYKSLSEALVHGGLQDEAGVRISWVESGDVEKLGPDRLLQDADGIMIPGGFGIRGIEGKVKAIRYARERKIPYLGLCLGMQCAVIEFARNVAGLTKANSSEFDELTPDPVIHLLPDQHDVQDLGGTMRLGAFPCRVVEGTLAHNIYKQSDVSERHRHRYEFNMAYREALTTKGLVLSGCSPDNTLAEIIELPDHPWFIGTQFHPEFHSRFHHPHPLFTAFIGAALQRKLGR, from the coding sequence ATGAGTAAATTTCTCTTTATCACTGGCGGAGTCGTTTCCTCTTTGGGCAAGGGCCTGGCTTCTGCTTCAATCGGGCATCTGCTCGAAAGCCGCGGGTTAAAGATCACCTTCTTAAAACTTGATCCGTACATTAACGTGGACCCCGGCACGATGAATCCCTATCAACATGGGGAAGTGTACGTCACAGATGACGGCGCAGAGACGGATTTAGACCTTGGGCACTATGAACGATTCACGTCGGTCGGGTTAAGCAAGGAAAACAACTGTACGACTGGACGCATTTATGACTCGGTCATCAAAAAGGAACGCAAGGGAGAGTATCTGGGAGGGACCGTGCAAGTCGTTCCTCACATCACCGATGAGATCAAACAGACGATCCAGCATGTCTCCCATGACGTAGATGTCGTGATCGTAGAAATTGGCGGAACCGTCGGGGATATCGAAAGCCTGCCGTTTCTTGAGGCCATTCGTCAGATGCCCTTCGATGTCGGACGCGAAAACGTCCTGTATATACACCTGACGCTCGTTCCTTTCATCAAAACAGCTGGAGAGCTGAAGACCAAACTCACTCAGCACTCCGTGAATAAATTGCGTGAGATCGGGATTCAAGCCAATATTCTTCTCTGCCGGACCGATCGGTATCTGCCGCCATCCGTCAAACAAAAAATCGCCTTGTTTTGCAATGTCGACAAGGAGTCCGTCATCACCGCGAAAGATGTCGAGACGGTCTATGAAGTTCCGATCGTATTGCGAAAAGAAGGGCTGGATGAATTAATCGTTCGATCTCTCCGTCTTGAGACCGGCCCACCGAATTTGCGCGACTGGGATGCCCTAGTCCAAAAAATCAAACGTCCCAAGCATGAGGTCATGATTGCGTTAGTTGGAAAATATGTTGACTCGAAGGAGTCCTACAAAAGTCTTTCAGAAGCCTTGGTGCATGGGGGGCTTCAGGATGAAGCTGGCGTTCGCATTTCGTGGGTCGAATCAGGAGACGTGGAAAAACTCGGTCCGGACCGTCTTCTCCAAGATGCCGACGGCATCATGATCCCCGGAGGCTTTGGGATTCGAGGCATTGAGGGAAAGGTCAAAGCCATTCGCTATGCCCGGGAACGAAAGATTCCATATCTCGGCCTGTGCCTTGGGATGCAATGCGCCGTTATTGAATTCGCACGCAATGTCGCTGGCTTAACGAAAGCGAATAGTTCCGAATTTGATGAGCTTACTCCTGATCCAGTCATTCATTTGTTGCCGGATCAACATGACGTTCAAGACTTGGGCGGGACTATGCGGTTAGGAGCGTTTCCTTGCCGGGTTGTGGAGGGCACATTGGCCCACAACATCTATAAGCAGTCGGATGTGAGTGAACGTCATCGGCATCGTTACGAGTTTAACATGGCCTATCGAGAGGCCTTAACGACAAAAGGGCTCGTATTAAGTGGATGCTCTCCTGATAACACATTGGCAGAAATTATTGAATTACCAGATCACCCCTGGTTTATCGGGACTCAATTTCATCCGGAGTTTCATTCCCGCTTTCACCACCCCCATCCTCTGTTTACGGCCTTTATCGGTGCGGCACTTCAAAGGAAATTGGGTCGGTAA
- the kdsA gene encoding 3-deoxy-8-phosphooctulonate synthase, whose amino-acid sequence MTVAKEVSIGPLKVGGQQPHFLIAGPCVIENERLALETAEGIAQVTQELGIPYIYKSSYDKANRTSISSFRGLGQEKGLAILKKVKDSMKIPILTDIHAIHEVSKAAEIVDVLQIPAFLCRQTDLLVEAAKTGCVVNVKKGQFLSPHEMGNVVKKLEESGGENILLTERGTSFGYNNLVVDMRALPIMSAFGYPIVFDATHSVQLPGGGGTRSSGQREFVAPLARAAAAVGCHGFFMEVHPDPDSAPSDGPNMVRLSELRTLLVELLDICKARAGAKVDSALPSGSRVRE is encoded by the coding sequence ATGACCGTCGCAAAAGAAGTTTCTATCGGCCCCCTCAAGGTAGGAGGCCAACAACCTCACTTTCTGATAGCGGGCCCCTGTGTGATTGAAAATGAACGGTTAGCCTTGGAAACGGCTGAAGGGATAGCTCAAGTGACGCAAGAGCTTGGTATCCCGTATATCTATAAGTCTTCGTATGATAAAGCGAATCGAACATCCATCTCATCATTTCGAGGGCTGGGGCAGGAAAAGGGGTTGGCCATTCTTAAAAAAGTTAAGGACAGCATGAAGATTCCCATACTGACAGATATTCATGCGATCCACGAAGTTTCGAAAGCAGCGGAAATCGTGGATGTCCTTCAAATCCCAGCTTTTCTCTGTCGCCAAACGGATCTTTTAGTGGAAGCCGCCAAGACCGGGTGCGTGGTGAACGTAAAAAAAGGGCAATTTTTGTCGCCTCATGAGATGGGGAATGTGGTCAAGAAGCTTGAGGAAAGTGGGGGAGAAAACATCCTCTTAACAGAGCGAGGCACATCTTTTGGTTACAATAATCTAGTCGTTGATATGCGAGCTCTTCCCATCATGAGTGCGTTCGGTTACCCCATCGTGTTTGATGCCACTCATAGCGTGCAACTGCCAGGTGGAGGCGGGACTCGATCGTCCGGACAACGTGAGTTCGTCGCGCCATTGGCTCGAGCAGCGGCGGCAGTAGGCTGTCACGGATTTTTCATGGAAGTTCACCCAGATCCAGACTCGGCCCCATCAGACGGACCGAATATGGTGCGGCTATCAGAATTGCGCACCTTACTGGTAGAATTACTCGACATATGCAAAGCCAGAGCCGGAGCCAAAGTGGATTCAGCCCTGCCATCAGGCTCACGCGTTCGTGAATGA
- a CDS encoding trypsin-like peptidase domain-containing protein: protein MMKIFRLSLKISLILLCLILSLQSVEASAGDASTKESEERGLQFLEDIQNSIAALAERVTPTVVNIAPIKKIGNSRGLRQRPSRVAGTGSGVIISEDGLIVTNNHVVGEDTTEAEIRLSDKTKAFARVVGRDKDTDIALLKMNIERTLPKAEFGKSSTLKVGQWVLAVGNPLGLDRTVTLGVISGIGRERLNLSKYENFIQTDAAINPGNSGGPLFNLRGEVVGINTAIIHMAQGIGFSIPSDMVARIVRQLQDHGRVVRGWLGVGIQPMTPELAKKFQVQANHGVLVNEVFEDQPAHRAGIKPGDIISTIGGAPVNTPNQLSRLVALVGPGETTIVKVIRDGVEMDIPVAMGEREEQPIVASLPAEQSDVTLGIDVQGLTAALAEKFSLQEDSGVLVSRVERGSLAHSEGIKAGDLIKEVNRKEVRTVSQFSEALKNITPGETILLRVIRKDRAFFVVLKPIP, encoded by the coding sequence ATGATGAAAATTTTCAGATTGTCCCTCAAAATTTCTTTGATATTGTTGTGCCTCATTTTGTCCTTACAGAGTGTGGAGGCTTCTGCGGGTGACGCGTCTACGAAAGAATCTGAAGAGCGAGGGCTCCAGTTCCTGGAAGATATTCAAAATTCGATTGCCGCCCTGGCTGAACGCGTAACGCCCACCGTGGTGAATATCGCGCCGATAAAAAAAATCGGGAACTCGCGCGGATTGCGACAACGCCCTTCTCGTGTCGCCGGGACCGGCTCCGGAGTCATAATCAGCGAAGACGGACTGATCGTGACCAATAACCATGTCGTCGGCGAAGACACGACAGAAGCCGAGATTCGCCTGTCCGACAAAACGAAAGCCTTCGCGCGGGTCGTCGGACGAGATAAGGATACAGACATTGCTCTTCTGAAGATGAACATCGAACGGACTCTCCCCAAGGCCGAATTTGGAAAATCCTCAACCTTGAAGGTCGGACAATGGGTCTTAGCCGTAGGAAATCCGCTTGGCCTAGATCGGACTGTGACGCTTGGAGTGATTAGCGGCATCGGCCGGGAACGCTTGAATCTTTCGAAATATGAAAATTTCATCCAAACCGATGCAGCGATCAACCCGGGGAATTCAGGAGGCCCGTTATTCAATTTACGTGGGGAAGTCGTCGGCATCAATACGGCGATTATTCATATGGCACAAGGAATCGGCTTCTCGATCCCTTCCGACATGGTGGCTCGTATTGTTCGACAACTTCAAGATCATGGGCGTGTGGTTCGTGGGTGGTTGGGAGTCGGGATTCAACCCATGACGCCTGAACTGGCCAAAAAGTTTCAGGTCCAAGCCAATCACGGAGTGCTCGTCAACGAAGTGTTTGAAGATCAGCCTGCCCATCGCGCCGGGATCAAACCCGGTGATATCATCAGCACCATTGGTGGCGCGCCGGTGAATACCCCGAATCAATTGTCTCGCCTGGTCGCGCTAGTGGGTCCTGGCGAAACCACCATCGTCAAGGTCATTCGCGATGGCGTGGAAATGGACATTCCGGTCGCGATGGGAGAACGAGAAGAACAGCCAATCGTCGCCTCACTCCCCGCCGAACAGTCTGACGTTACGTTGGGCATCGATGTGCAGGGGCTTACGGCTGCCCTCGCAGAAAAATTCAGCTTGCAGGAGGATTCCGGCGTCTTGGTTTCTCGCGTGGAACGTGGAAGCTTAGCGCATTCGGAAGGAATAAAGGCCGGAGACCTGATCAAAGAAGTAAACCGGAAGGAAGTGCGAACGGTCAGTCAGTTCTCTGAAGCCCTAAAAAACATCACTCCAGGAGAAACCATTCTCTTACGAGTCATCCGCAAAGATCGAGCATTTTTTGTGGTGCTCAAACCTATTCCCTAA
- the kdsB gene encoding 3-deoxy-manno-octulosonate cytidylyltransferase produces the protein MPHDVSSIAVLIPARYGSSRFPGKPLALLDGRPLIQHVYEAAARTSGVSDVRVVTDDERIVRAVRAFGGLVMIVDAPCRTGTDRIAKAAEQVDCPIIVNLQADEIPLHSELLRDLIDPFVAHEGAGMGTLKRRITAQQELEDTALVKVVTDANDQAVYFSRLPIPYVRDTHTEPLRAFTYYSHLGIYIFRRSTLFQFARLPTGSLEDAEKLEQLRALEHGLSIHVWETKRPSLRIDRPEELESASAHYEKYSKPTVRSLATELTS, from the coding sequence ATGCCTCATGATGTCTCGTCGATTGCCGTGCTCATTCCAGCTCGCTACGGGTCTTCTCGCTTTCCCGGGAAGCCGCTCGCGCTTCTGGACGGCCGTCCCCTGATTCAGCATGTCTATGAGGCGGCCGCTCGCACGAGCGGAGTTTCTGACGTTCGAGTCGTGACAGACGATGAGCGTATCGTCCGAGCAGTCAGGGCATTTGGAGGGCTGGTCATGATCGTCGACGCTCCTTGCCGGACGGGCACCGATCGAATCGCCAAAGCCGCTGAACAGGTCGACTGTCCGATCATCGTGAACCTTCAAGCCGATGAAATTCCCCTTCACTCTGAGCTTCTCCGCGATTTAATCGACCCATTCGTCGCGCACGAAGGAGCTGGCATGGGAACGTTAAAACGACGAATCACGGCTCAGCAGGAGTTGGAGGATACGGCGTTGGTGAAAGTCGTCACCGATGCCAACGATCAGGCCGTGTATTTTTCTCGTTTACCGATTCCCTACGTTCGCGACACCCACACGGAACCTCTTCGGGCTTTCACCTACTACAGTCATTTAGGCATCTACATTTTTCGTCGAAGCACGCTCTTTCAATTTGCTCGTTTACCAACCGGATCTCTGGAAGATGCTGAAAAGCTCGAACAACTTCGTGCATTGGAACATGGCCTCTCGATACACGTGTGGGAGACAAAGCGGCCTTCGCTTCGGATTGACCGGCCAGAAGAGCTTGAGTCGGCTTCGGCACACTATGAAAAATATTCGAAGCCCACGGTGCGTTCACTTGCCACTGAATTGACATCTTAA